ATTCCTAATTCAGATCTGTACTAGACACTGTCGCAAAACGAAATCCACTGTCATGTACATCAATCGTATGCTTCTTATGATTTCAATCAGTAAGCTAGCCGGAAACCAGCTGATTACTTACTTAGCAATGTATGTGCCAAGACGATTCTAACATCTAACACAAAACTCTAAACAACTTAATAATAAGCACTTACAAACCAAATAGTTTTCGCGAACTGAAAATCCAAACCATTAAGAATGCCATATTGGCACCCTCAATAACCAAGCCTGCCTGCACGTCAGAATGACATATTGGCAGTTTATATAAACAAGCTCTTAGAATAAACGCTAAACACTTCAGAGGTAAGGCTCAACCGCTTGACAGCCCTTAATTACGGCGGTACAAACTAGAACAATTGAAGACTAAGTTGATTTTTTTTGAAAATCAATTCAAACAGTATATAAAGTTTTCAGTTTTCGTCTGACAACCTAAATGCTTGTTAGGTAATGTCTTACAATTTTTAAATAAGATTGTTGATCGGGAGAAATCCCAAACTGAGAAGCTCTGAAGGGATTGTAATCCAATTGTGAAACTGGCAGTAAGCATCAAGGCACGACCAGGGAGGGCATGTGATCTGGCTGCGGTTAATTTTCTGAGAGACAGAAACGAGACTCACATCCTGAAAGATTCCGATGGCCAAGAAAAAAGCGGTTAAAAAAGCCACCTCAACAAGCAAATCGAAGGCGGCAGTAAAAAAACAACCAGCCCAAAAGCAACCAGCCCGAAAAAGCAGTAGCAGTAAAAGAAACCCGGCCTCAATACAGTCCGAGTTAAAGAAAATTGACCGTGAAATTGTAAAATTGGTCAATAAACGCTGCTCAATGACGATAAAACAGATCAAGTCAGATCCTGATCCACGGGCTGCCATGTTTGACCCCAAGTCAGACGAAGAACTCCGCGAATTCATTGAAAAGCTGAATTCATCTGGACCACTTACCAATAATGCGGTTCGAGGAATCTTCCGGCAAATTTTAAGTTCTGCTCGCAGACAAATCCACCCACAGCGAGTTGCCTATCTTGGACCAGCGTATAGCTATACCCATTTGGCAGCACTGGAGCGTTTTGGGGAAGAAGCTGACATGGTTCCCGTGAATACAATTGGCGCAGTCTTTGAAGAAGTAAATCGGGGTAACACCGAATTTGGTGTCGTACCCATAGAAAACAGTACCGATGGACGCGTCGTCGACACACTCGATATGTTTACCAGACTTCCTCTCAGAATTTGTGGAGAAGTTCTGATCGCTGTTCATCACAACCTGCTGGCACGTTGTGAACGCAGTGAAATCACGGAAATCTACAGTAAACCGCAAGCACTATCCCAGTGTCGTGAATGGCTTTCGAGAAATATGCCACAAGCACACTTACATGAAGTGACCAGCACTTCAACTGCAGCCCAACTAGCTGCGACGAAACCAGGTGCAGCTGCCGTTGCCAGCCATCAAGCATCAGTCGAATATGATCTTCAAATTATCGTCGAAGGAATAGAAGATAACACCAACAATGTAACCCGTTTTGCTGTCATCGGCGAAGAAGTCTGTGAACCAACGGGCAAAGATCGAACTGCCATTCTAGTGCATATTGCTCATAAAGCGGGTTCGCTAGCCGATACGCTGCAAATATTCAAAAAGAACAAAGTCAATCTTACCTGGATCGAATCCTTTCCCTTACGAGGTGAAGAACCAGGGTATCTCTTCTTTATTGATTTCGAAGGGCATATTCAGGAAGCCCATATTAAAAGAACCATCAGTGAACTCGAAAAACGAGTGGTACGTCTGGAAACAATGGGTTCTTATCCACGCAGTGGCATTTTGGAATAACCACCTTTTTATCAGCAGTCTCCTTGATTTGCCCTCATAATTCGTGAAATCCAGACAATAAGGGTTACATTTCAGGTTTTTCAGCTGGTATCCTTGAATCACTGCTTCTGACTCAATAACTTATCCAGCACAAAATGTCCTCTCTGAAGTCAAAATTCCGTATGCCGATGCTTTACAATACGGATAATTTCTCACTTCTCTTTCATATTGAAAGCGAAAGAGAAGTCAAGAACTAAATAAAAGACAGAGAACCTTCAGCACATTTACTTCATTTAATTAGCAGGATGAATCATGCGTCGCTTTATTGTAGCTGGCAACTGGAAAATGAATACCACCAAAGACACTGGATCACAATTGGCCCAAGCTTTGGCAGCTGAAGTTCCAAAAGAAAAGACAGCGGTTGAAGTGCTGGTTTGCCCCCCCTTTCCTTACCTGAGCACAATCGGTGATATCGTAAACGGATCGGGAGTCGGTTTTGGTGCCCAAAATTGTTATCATGAATCGCCTGGCGCATTCACGGGCGAAATTTCAACTGAAATGCTCTCTGATGTGGGTTGTCGCTCAGTCATACTTGGACATAGTGAACGACGACATATCCTCAAAGAAACCGACGCTGATATTAATTTAAAAGTAAAAAAAGCCCTCGATGCTGGACTTCAGGTTGTTTTGTGCGTCGGAGAGCTGCAAAGTGAACGTGAATCTGAACAGACCGAGGCTGTCCTCGACACCCAGATGACAGGTGGTCTGGAAGGTGTTAACTCAGCTGCCTTTGACAAAATTGTGATCGCTTATGAACCAGTCTGGGCAATCGGAACTGGCTTGACTGCCACTCCCGATCAGGCAGAAGCGGCTCATCAATATCTCAGAAACTGGCTCAAAGATCACTACTCTGCAGAGATTGCTGATTCAACGCGAATTCTCTATGGGGGCAGCGTCAAACCTGATAACGCGAAAGAATTACTCTCTCAGGAAAATGTGGATGGCGCCCTGGTTGGGGGAGCCAGCTTGAAAGCTGAGCTTTTTATCCCTATTATTCAGGCAGCCGTTGAATTAGCAGAGAGTTAATTTAAGCTGGCAATTTCTCTCGATTCGTCTCTACTCGAGTTACAGAATCGATTTACAGATCGTAGCTTACTACGGTATGATACGCTGAAATTATCGTTTCTTCTCAGAAAATCGTCCGCACTATTTAAATAAATATCATTCGTGATCGCCACAATAGGATAACACAATGCTGCTTTCATACTTGATGATGACCCTGTTGATGTTCTTAGGGATTCTTTTGATCATCATTATCTTGCTTCAAAAAGGACGCGGTGGTGGATTGGCGGGCGCCTTTGGTGGCTCTGGTGGACAGAGTGCTTTAGGAACCAAAGCCGGTGATGTGTTTACCAAAATCACAGTCATCATGGCAGTCATCTGGGTCATCTTAGCTGGTGTATCCGGAATCGTGGCCAGAAATAATTCTGGCAGGTTTACAGGAGGCTCTGCGGCTGTGACTTCTGATAAAACAGAAATGAAGCCAGGTGAAGAGAATGCTCAGGATCCACTAATTACTGAAGCACCAGAAGATCCAAAATTCAATACAGACCTCAAAGACAAAAAAGAAGCTGAGGCTCCTTCAGAGTCAAAGACAGAACCAGCTCCAAAAGATGACGAAAAATCATCCACAACGAAATCAGAAGAAAAAACGGATACAGCCAAACCCAAAGATGCCACTACACCTGCAGAGAAAAAACAGGATACCCCTGCAGAAACTGAGAAGCCTAAGTCTGAACCAAAATCGAACTAGTCTTCGCGGCATAAATGAAATCAATTTAATGAGAGACTG
The Gimesia aquarii DNA segment above includes these coding regions:
- the pheA gene encoding prephenate dehydratase, giving the protein MAKKKAVKKATSTSKSKAAVKKQPAQKQPARKSSSSKRNPASIQSELKKIDREIVKLVNKRCSMTIKQIKSDPDPRAAMFDPKSDEELREFIEKLNSSGPLTNNAVRGIFRQILSSARRQIHPQRVAYLGPAYSYTHLAALERFGEEADMVPVNTIGAVFEEVNRGNTEFGVVPIENSTDGRVVDTLDMFTRLPLRICGEVLIAVHHNLLARCERSEITEIYSKPQALSQCREWLSRNMPQAHLHEVTSTSTAAQLAATKPGAAAVASHQASVEYDLQIIVEGIEDNTNNVTRFAVIGEEVCEPTGKDRTAILVHIAHKAGSLADTLQIFKKNKVNLTWIESFPLRGEEPGYLFFIDFEGHIQEAHIKRTISELEKRVVRLETMGSYPRSGILE
- the tpiA gene encoding triose-phosphate isomerase → MRRFIVAGNWKMNTTKDTGSQLAQALAAEVPKEKTAVEVLVCPPFPYLSTIGDIVNGSGVGFGAQNCYHESPGAFTGEISTEMLSDVGCRSVILGHSERRHILKETDADINLKVKKALDAGLQVVLCVGELQSERESEQTEAVLDTQMTGGLEGVNSAAFDKIVIAYEPVWAIGTGLTATPDQAEAAHQYLRNWLKDHYSAEIADSTRILYGGSVKPDNAKELLSQENVDGALVGGASLKAELFIPIIQAAVELAES
- the secG gene encoding preprotein translocase subunit SecG: MLLSYLMMTLLMFLGILLIIIILLQKGRGGGLAGAFGGSGGQSALGTKAGDVFTKITVIMAVIWVILAGVSGIVARNNSGRFTGGSAAVTSDKTEMKPGEENAQDPLITEAPEDPKFNTDLKDKKEAEAPSESKTEPAPKDDEKSSTTKSEEKTDTAKPKDATTPAEKKQDTPAETEKPKSEPKSN